The window AAAAAATCCTCCCTATATAGCCCGGATGGAGCAGGAAGGTTAGCAGAGAAACTCAATAAAAAAAAACCATATCGATTAGAGAATATGGTTTGCACCATAGTTTTTTATAGAGGGTTTCTGCTATGAACCTCTCCCGTTCAAACGGGTTTATTCTATTCATTAACAAAATCAACTATAAAGGAAGGACAAAGTAGGTGTCAATAGAAAACTGAAAATTAGATTCAAGCAAAATGAATCCCTATCTACTGCGATAGGTTCACATAGTGAAACAACAAAACCATTCAAGTATTGTAATAACCTTTGGATATGATTAGAATAGGCTCGAAATAATTGTTTGAGAGGATGAAGGATAATCAGTCTAAAAAAGAAAAAGTATAAAACCAAGCAAGAAAAATTCAGTTTTTGGCAGGTCGTGCCTTTTTTAATATTTGCCGGTGCGATTTTATTTGCTTTTCTAATCAACGATGGATATACCTATTTTGAAAATCAAGGCTGGAATCCCATTTTCATCGTTGCCATTAGAAAGGGATATTATATTGCTTTAGCCATTCTCGCTGGGCTTGTTTCATATTTCTTATTCACATTTTATAAGGATATCGTTTCAGATTGGAAGGACGGTCACATGTTTTCTGATTTCAACAAAGTATTTGAAATCATCTTTATTACCATTTTTGTGTTAGGACCTGCCATTTACGGCCTATTCGTCATTTTCCAATCACTTTTCATATTATTTGGTGTGAGTGACTCCTACTGGGAAGGGATATGGGATTTAGACTTTAGATGATAATGGACAAATGCGCTGATAATAATACCCATTACGGTATCATCAACCAAATTTAATGACTTTTTCATTTAGAGAAAATTGAGCAAGGGAACCAGATTTCACATCTGAGACCTTTCCGCTTAGTGATAGAAGAAAAAGGTCATCAGAATCCAAAACTGATGACCTCTTTCCGCTAAGCTAACCATATACAGACACCAAATCATGCCGTCTAAATGGCGATTCTTTTCTATGGCTTTATATATTCAAATTCAACCTCATCAATGGCTTCATTATAATGAACATGTAAATCATGCCCATCAAAATACCATATATCGCTAGCCTCCACATAAAAGACAATTCCATCCTTCTCAACCGAAACGCCCACATCAATTGGTTCATTATCTCTTGTAAAGCCAAGTGTATAATTCTCCTGAACAGGACTTGATCCATATATTTTGGCAAAAAACTTCACCTTTTCACCTGCTTCCAACCCCATCTCCTCCTTGAACCATTTTAAAGCGGTATCATGAATAACCATTTGCATCCGTGAACTCCTCCTGTTGTAATCCTCAATGGTAGTATTTTCATAAGGATTAGCTTTTAATCAAATTCGCCCGTCGAATTTGATTAATGTAACTAAGTTGAAGCGTCACTTCCATATCGCAAAAATTTGTAACATTCTATCTTATTTTGTAGAAAATAACCAATATTCTGAAAAGGTATGTTAAAGTAATGAAAACATATCTGAGGAGGAGAGGGAATGCAGTTTATTGATAGCTTCGGTTGGACATTAACTATCATTCTAATGATTTGTTTTGTTGCGACATTATTAAAATTAATAAGAGGACCAAAGGATTAAAATAGAAGTAGCCTGCTATTTTAGTCAATATTTTATCCTCAACCACATGGTTTAACGAAATAATATTTCATATTCGTAAGACTAATTATGATATAGTAATGGATTACGGACTAAATTATGCTGTTATTCGTAATCGTAACGAACGCAACCTTCAAATAAGGTTGCGTTTTCTATTTTTCAACTATCCGACAAGCTGTTTCTATAATTTTTTGCTTACAAACATCATCGTTTTTAAAGTGTGTTATGATAGATAAGTTCAATAGAATCGTTGAGGCAGCTCCCAATATAATAGAGAAGATGCCTAGTAAGGTTACAAAGGAGTGTATAGATTGACAAAGATTAAATGGAGTATGTCCCTTTTGTTGTCCATAACGTTTTTGTTTGGATGCGGAAGCGAGGACTTAAATACGGATCAAAAGGACAAAGCAACGAAGGTCATACAGCAAGAGGAAGCACCACCGGAGACAGACGACACTTCCATTGAGGAGCCGGTAAACGAGGACCCACCTAAAACGTCAGAAACACCAACAGACCGAAAGACATTTGATGCAGAAGTGGTGTCTGTCACGGATGGGGATACTATTAAAGTAAGAATAAATGGTCAGGTTGAAGCGGTTCGATTTTTACTAGTAGACACTCCTGAAACCAACCATCCTCGTCTTGGTGAACAGCCCTTTGGACAAGAAGCCAAAACATTTACGAAGCAATTGCTAGAGGGAAAGACAATACAGCTTGAAAAGGATGTTAGTGATCGTGATAAATATGGTCGTCTGCTGTATTACTTATATGTTGATGGAAAAAGCGTCCAGGAAGAGCTGCTGCGAAATGGGTTAGCAAGAGTGGCCTATGTCTATGCACCCAACACTAAATATGTTGACCAATATTATGCCATTCAAAAGGAAGCTCAACAGCAGGGAGTTGGGATTTGGAGTGTGGAGAATTATGCCCAAGAGGACGGCTTTCATGAAGAAATCATAGAAGGGAAGCAAGCAGAAACGAGTACCCCAAATCAATCAACCCAACAGCCTTCAGGCGATTGTACAATCAAAGGCAATATTTCTTCAAATGGAGATAAGATTTATCATATGCCAGGCCAGCAATTTTATGATGTAACAAAGATAGATACCTCTAAAGGTGAAAAATATTTTTGTAGCAAAGAAGAAGCAGAGCAAGCGGGTTTTCGGGCCAGTCAGAGATAGAATAAATAAGGGCGCCAGGCACCTTCCGGAAAAATGAAAGGTGCCTGGCGCTTTTTCGGAGGTTTGATTTTACGGTAGATTTTTTGTTAAGATTTGGGTCTAACAACCATGCTAATTTAAGGAGGAATCTAAATGGCAATAAATCCATACTTAATATTTGACGGAAATACCCGAGAGGTTGTGTTATATTATGCAGATGTGTTTGGACTTGAGGAACCTACCTTCCTGACTTTCGGCTCCATACATTCTGACGATGAAATACCTCCAGGAGCAAAGGATTTGATCATGCATACGTTCCTCGAGATAGCAGGAACGAAATTGATGTTTTCGGATAATTACCCAGGGATGCCTTATCAAACCGGTAATAACTTTACACTTGCCTATGTGAGTAACAATGAGGCAGCAATCAGAGAGGCGTTTGAAAAGCTAAAAGAGGAAGGCTCTGTTGAAATGGAGCTGCAAGAAACTCCCTGGAGCAAATGCTATGGCAGCTTGACAGATAAATACCATATCAAATGGCAATTTAGTCATGAGGCCTAACTCCTAAACCTTTACATAAGGTAGCGAGCGCCTATCACTTTCTTTAAATCAAGATGGGGATAGGCGCTCTTTATTATTGAACTGGAAAAAGATACATATTTTATCATTATTATTATCACAATAAAGGATATAATATATCCGAAATGAGCGATGTGATTTAGTAAAGGTAAATTGATTGGTAGGAGGGACCCTCTTGACATTCGATTCTAAAAATGAGTCATTAAGAAAATTTATGGTCTCTCACATTCGAGATGACATGAACACCCATTCAAATGGATTCATGATGGATTATTATACTTTACTTTATAAACATTATCCTGACGCCATTTTCACTATGGATAGAGAAGGTAACCTGATAGATATTAATGATAAAACGGAAGAGGTAATTGGATATAAACCACGTGACATAATTGGAAGCAACTTTTCTCACTTTTTAAAAAAAGAGCACCTACCTACGATTCAGGAGTATTTTGAACGTGCCTTGAAGGGAGAACCCCAGAATTACCTTTGTGAAGTGCTTCATAAAAATGGACAAATCGTACATTTATCTGCCCAAATCATTCCAATAGAATGGAAGCATGAAATTGTTGGCGTCTTTGGATTTGCCAAAAGTCAAACAGAGCTTGTCCAGAAGGAATTAGAATTAACAAAGGTGACAAACAGCTTGAATTTGGCTCAACAGGTAGCAAAAATTGGCAGTTGGGACTATGACATTGAGACAGATTGTCTATTTTGTTCGGAGTCCCTGAAAGAAATCTTAGGTTTTGACAATCAGCAAAAGGTAGTCATTAATTATGAAAACCTGCTAAAAATGATTTATTTTCAAAAGGATCGGGAGTATTTTGACCATCATTTCCAGCGAATTAAACACAGCGGCGGAAAAATGGACTTAGAATATAAGGTTAAACTGTTAGATGACCATATGATTACCCTACGAGTAACAGCGGAAGCAAAGAAAGATAAGCATGGAAGGATTTCCAGGATTATAGGAATTGCGAATGATATTACTGATCAGGTTCTTACCAAAAGCAAGCTGAAGGAAAGTGAGGAAAAGTTTGAAAAGATCGCCCAAAATATAGATGTTGGGCTTTGGTCAATGGACTATACGCTAAACCAAATTGTCTATGTTTCACCAGCGATTGAACAGATTGCCGGATATCATCCGGAAGTGTTTTTAACTGGAGAAAAGACATGGGAAGAACTCATACACCCAGACGACATGGAAAATTATCGTCATCATCTAAATTCACTTTTTCATGGGGAAATCGTATCTCAACAATATCGAATCATAAATGCACATGCTGAAGTACGATGGCTCGAGGATAAAACCTTTCCGATTATAGGGGCAAATGGAGAATTAATAAGGCTGGATGGGATTGTTCAGGATATTAGTGAAAGAAAAGAACATGAGGAGAAAATAAACTTTATCGCGAACCATGATTATTTGACAAAGCTTTATAATCGAAGGATGTTTGATCAAAAATTAGAGGAGTTCATCTCTAAAAAAGATAAATTTGTTTTGTATTATCTGGACATTGACCGATTCAAATTTGTAAATGATACTCTAGGCCATGAAATCGGAGATGGTCTTCTTATAGCAATATCGGAAAGACTTTCAACCCTAGTTGGAAACGATCTGGTTTTTAGACTTGGTGGGGATGAATTTGCTATTATTTTAACGAATATTCAAGAATATGACTATTTGGCATTAGGACAGGAAATAATTAGGGAGATCGAAAAACCGTTTCAAATTGAGGGTTATGATATTAATATTTCCACAAGCATAGGGGGCAACATTTTTCCCGATGATGGGGAAACATTAAGTGAATTAAAAAGTAATGCTGATGTTGCGTTGTATCGTGCAAAAGACTTAGGGAAAAACAATGTTCAATTCTTCACAAAGTCTTTGAATAGTGAAACGTATCAACTTTTTAATCTAGAAAATGACTTGAGGAATGCAATAAGGAATGATGAGTTTTCTCTATACTATCAACCCAAAGTGGATACTTTTACAGGCGAGATGGCAGGAGCTGAAGCTCTAGTAGGTGGAATCATCCAGAAAGGGGGCTAGTATCTCCAGGACAGTTTATACCTATAGCG of the Bacillus tuaregi genome contains:
- a CDS encoding sensor domain-containing diguanylate cyclase, producing MTFDSKNESLRKFMVSHIRDDMNTHSNGFMMDYYTLLYKHYPDAIFTMDREGNLIDINDKTEEVIGYKPRDIIGSNFSHFLKKEHLPTIQEYFERALKGEPQNYLCEVLHKNGQIVHLSAQIIPIEWKHEIVGVFGFAKSQTELVQKELELTKVTNSLNLAQQVAKIGSWDYDIETDCLFCSESLKEILGFDNQQKVVINYENLLKMIYFQKDREYFDHHFQRIKHSGGKMDLEYKVKLLDDHMITLRVTAEAKKDKHGRISRIIGIANDITDQVLTKSKLKESEEKFEKIAQNIDVGLWSMDYTLNQIVYVSPAIEQIAGYHPEVFLTGEKTWEELIHPDDMENYRHHLNSLFHGEIVSQQYRIINAHAEVRWLEDKTFPIIGANGELIRLDGIVQDISERKEHEEKINFIANHDYLTKLYNRRMFDQKLEEFISKKDKFVLYYLDIDRFKFVNDTLGHEIGDGLLIAISERLSTLVGNDLVFRLGGDEFAIILTNIQEYDYLALGQEIIREIEKPFQIEGYDINISTSIGGNIFPDDGETLSELKSNADVALYRAKDLGKNNVQFFTKSLNSETYQLFNLENDLRNAIRNDEFSLYYQPKVDTFTGEMAGAEALVGGIIQKGG
- a CDS encoding VOC family protein; its protein translation is MAINPYLIFDGNTREVVLYYADVFGLEEPTFLTFGSIHSDDEIPPGAKDLIMHTFLEIAGTKLMFSDNYPGMPYQTGNNFTLAYVSNNEAAIREAFEKLKEEGSVEMELQETPWSKCYGSLTDKYHIKWQFSHEA
- a CDS encoding HesB/YadR/YfhF family protein, coding for MQMVIHDTALKWFKEEMGLEAGEKVKFFAKIYGSSPVQENYTLGFTRDNEPIDVGVSVEKDGIVFYVEASDIWYFDGHDLHVHYNEAIDEVEFEYIKP
- a CDS encoding thermonuclease family protein — its product is MYRLTKIKWSMSLLLSITFLFGCGSEDLNTDQKDKATKVIQQEEAPPETDDTSIEEPVNEDPPKTSETPTDRKTFDAEVVSVTDGDTIKVRINGQVEAVRFLLVDTPETNHPRLGEQPFGQEAKTFTKQLLEGKTIQLEKDVSDRDKYGRLLYYLYVDGKSVQEELLRNGLARVAYVYAPNTKYVDQYYAIQKEAQQQGVGIWSVENYAQEDGFHEEIIEGKQAETSTPNQSTQQPSGDCTIKGNISSNGDKIYHMPGQQFYDVTKIDTSKGEKYFCSKEEAEQAGFRASQR